Proteins found in one Sphaeramia orbicularis chromosome 8, fSphaOr1.1, whole genome shotgun sequence genomic segment:
- the ilf3b gene encoding interleukin enhancer-binding factor 3 homolog isoform X3, whose protein sequence is MPPPMRHRSMRVFMNDDRHAMAKHSAIYPTQEELENVQNMISHTERALKAVSDWLDKQEKGSSKLDSDTDTDKDSDHKEQVTRSLRGVMRVGLVAKGLLLKGDLDLELVLLCKDKPTICLLKKVSENLVTQLKLITEDKYVVSQNIREASIVIKNTKELPLTLTIHLTSPVVREEMERAAAGETLSVNDPPDVLDRQKCLTALASLRHAKWFQARANGLRSCVIVIRILRDLCVRVPTWAPLRGWPLELICEKAIGTGNRPMGAGEALRRVLECLASGILMAGVSVADGAGISDPCEKEPTDAIGHLDFQQREDITQSAQHALRLSAFGQLHKVLGMDPLPSKMPKKPRSETPIDYTVQIPPSTAYAPPMKRPIEEEEGTDDKSPNKKKKKLQKKSPDEKAEPPQAMNALMRLNQLKPGLQYKLVSQTGPVHVPVFTMAVEVEGKSFEASGPSKRTAKLHVAVKVLQDMGLPTGVELKTAEPIKSEEAEVTVEDLKPTIAPTEAPTAVTGVVNADSADAAETARQQGPILTKHGKNPVMELNEKRRGLKYELISETGGSHDKRFVMEVEIDGQKFQGTGSNKKVAKAYAALAALERLFPEGSVAEAAKKKKGPPIHTPGFGMMGASGAGDGPTPRGRGRGGRGRGRGRGFNNGGGYGQGGGFGTYGYGNSATSGYSDFVSDCYGYHEFAT, encoded by the exons ATG CCTCCCCCAATGCGCCACCGCTCCATGCGTGTCTTCATGAATGATGACCGCCATGCCATGGCGAAACACTCTGCCATCTACCCTACACAGGAAGAACTGGAGAATGTTCAGAACATGATATCTCACACGGAGCGAGCCCTCAAAGCAGTCTCAGACTGGCTGGATAAGCAGGAGAAGGGGTCTTCAAAACTGGACTCAGACACAGATACTGATAAAGACAG CGACCATAAAGAACAGGTCACACGCTCCCTGCGGGGTGTAATGCGGGTGGGTCTGGTAGCTAAGGGCTTACTACTAAAGGGGGACCTAGATCTGGAGCTGGTGCTGCTCTGTAAGGACAAGCCTACCATCTGTCTGCTAAAGAAAGTGTCTGAAAACCTGGTTACACAACTGAAG CTCATCACAGAGGATAAGTACGTGGTGAGCCAGAACATCCGTGAGGCCAGTATAGTCATCAAGAACACCAAGGAGCTCCCTCTGACCCTCACCATTCACCTGACTTCCCCTGTGGTGCGTGAGGAGATGGAGAGGGCTGCAGCTGGAG AAACGCTTTCAGTCAACGATCCCCCGGATGTTCTGGACAGGCAGAAATGCCTAACTGCCTTGGCGTCTCTCCGCCACGCTAAGTGGTTCCAG GCCAGAGCCAATGGACTGCGTTCCTGTGTCATCGTCATCCGGATCCTAAGGGACCTGTGTGTCCGTGTCCCCACATGGGCCCCACTCCGTGGCTGG CCACTGGAGCTGATTTGTGAGAAAGCCATTGGCACAGGGAACCGGCCCATGGGGGCAGGAGAAGCTCTGCGGAGAGTTCTAGAGTGTCTCGCTTCAGGAATTCTCATGGCAG GTGTTTCTGTGGCAGATGGTGCCGGGATCTCTGATCCATGTGAGAAGGAGCCCACAGATGCTATCGGTCACTTGGACTTCCAGCAGAGAGAGGACATAACACAGAGTGCACAA CATGCCTTAAGGCTGTCGGCTTTCGGACAGCTTCACAAAGTGCTTGGAATGGATCCACTTCCTTCAAAGATGCCCAAGAAACCACGAAGTGAAACTCCAATAGATTACACAG TCCAAATCCCTCCCAGTACTGCATATGCCCCACCAATGAAACGGCCCattgaggaagaggagggaaCTGATGACAAAAGCCccaataagaagaagaaaaaactacAGAAGAAAT ctccagatgagaaagcTGAACCTCCTCAGGCTATGAATGCATTAATGAGGTTGAACCAGCTGAAGCCAGGTCTCCAGTATAAGCTGGTCTCACAGACCGGCCCAGTTCATGTCCCAGTCTTCACCATGGCTGTAGAAGTGGAGGGCAAGTCTTTTGAGGCCTCTGGTCCATCCAAACGCACTGCCAAACTGCATGTAGCTGTAAAG GTCCTCCAGGATATGGGTCTGCCCACAGGAGTGGAACTAAAAACTGCTGAGCCAATAAAGTCAGAGGAAGCAGAAGTAACTGTGGAAGACTTGAAACCAACAATAGCACCCACTGAAGCACCCACTGCTGTCACTGGAGTAGTCAATGCAGACTCCGCTGATGCTGCAGAG ACTGCTCGTCAACAGGGACCAATCTTGACTAAACATGGTAAGAACCCTGTGATGGAGCTGAATGAGAAGCGCCGTGGCCTCAAGTATGAGCTCATATCTGAGACCGGAGGCAGCCATGACAAACGCTTTGTCATGGAAGTGGAGATAGACGGTCAGAAGTTCCAGGGGACTGGATCAAATAAGAAGGTGGCCAAGGCTTACGCTGCGCTGGCTGCTTTGGAACGACTCTTCCCCGAAGGATCAGTGGCCGAGGCTGCCAAGAAGAAAAAGGGACCACCTATT CACACCCCGGGCTTTGGCATGATGGGAGCGTCTGGAGCTGGAGATGGGCCTACACCAAGGGGCAGAGGGAGAGGAGGACGAGGTCGAGGAAGGGGCCGGGGCTTTAATAATGGAGGAGGCTATGGCCAAGGAG GTGGATTTGGAACATATGGTTATGGGAACAGTGCTACCTCTGGATACA GTGACTTTGTCTCAGACTGCTATGGCTACCACGAGTTTGCGACTTAG
- the LOC115423445 gene encoding prostaglandin E2 receptor EP1 subtype-like, giving the protein MLAMQHRNSSGIIASLPLSNYTTVVQEPEMEAVVRNDTQLKSNPTAAGLSMTLGILFNVVALIILAKAYRRFRRRSKATFLLFASSLVATDLAGHVIPGALVLNRYSSGSTSDLASNFGSVDDPDASCLFLGGCMVFFGLCPLFLGCAMAAERCLGVTRPLLHAHLVTTARTKMALALIWLLALCVALLPFFSLGAYTYQYPGTWCFIRVMEGTEAMDLVFVTLFSGLALSSLGLAFVCNTISGITLVRARLKKKKKSCSQRRSARSHDTEMVVQLVGIMVTSCICWSPLLVFGLMSATRSYYSGSLGSDRDTYRRLMVTGVRMATCNQILDPWVYILLRRAILRKIYRITKQQASLKGSTFRSIRWDAGSFHTSEKNSGNKI; this is encoded by the exons ATGCTGGCAATGCAGCACCGCAACTCCTCTGGCATCATCGCTTCCCTCCCCCTCTCTAACTACACCACTGTGGTTCAGGAGCCGGAGATGGAGGCTGTGGTGCGTAATGACACCCAGCTAAAGAGCAATCCCACAGCCGCTGGCCTCAGCATGACTCTGGGCATCCTGTTCAATGTGGTGGCCCTTATTATTCTCGCCAAGGCTTACCGCCGCTTCCGCCGGCGTTCAAAGGCCACTTTTCTGCTATTTGCCAGTTCTCTGGTGGCTACGGACCTAGCTGGACATGTTATCCCTGGAGCTCTAGTTCTAAATAGATACTCATCAGGGTCCACATCTGATCTGGCCTCCAATTTTGGTTCTGTGGATGATCCTGATGCCTCCTGCCTGTTCCTTGGGGGCTGTATGGTGTTCTTCGGCCTGTGCCCACTCTTCTTAGGCTGTGCCATGGCTGCTGAACGCTGCCTGGGCGTCACCAGGCCTTTACTACATGCGCATCTGGTGACCACAGCACGAACAAAGATGGCACTAGCCCTCATCTGGCTACTGGCTTTATGTGTGGCTCTTCTGCCCTTCTTTAGCCTTGGGGCCTACACTTATCAGTACCCAGGGACATGGTGCTTCATAAGGGTCATGGAGGGCACTGAAGCCATGGATCTGGTCTTTGTGACACTGTTCTCTGGACTGGCTTTAAGCTCCCTGGGCTTGGCCTTTGTGTGTAACACCATCAGTGGAATCACACTGGTGAGAGCGAGgctaaagaagaaaaagaagtccTGCTCCCAGCGCCGCTCAGCCAGGTCACATGACACTGAGATGGTGGTCCAGCTGGTTGGCATCATGGTCACCTCCTGCATCTGTTGGAGCCCTCTGCTG GTTTTTGGACTCATGTCAGCTACACGGTCATACTACAGTGGATCCTTAGGCAGTGACAGAGACACTTATAGGCGTCTGATGGTGACGGGTGTCAGGATGGCAACCTGTAACCAGATCCTGGACCCGTGGGTCTACATCTTGCTGAGACGTGCCATCCTCAGGAAAATCTACAGGATCACTAAACAGCAGGCCAGTTTGAAGGGAAGCACGTTCCGTTCAATCCGCTGGGATGCCGGCTCCTTTCATACCTCAGAGAAAAACAGTGGTAATAAGATTTAA
- the ilf3b gene encoding interleukin enhancer-binding factor 3 homolog isoform X2, which translates to MPPPMRHRSMRVFMNDDRHAMAKHSAIYPTQEELENVQNMISHTERALKAVSDWLDKQEKGSSKLDSDTDTDKDSDHKEQVTRSLRGVMRVGLVAKGLLLKGDLDLELVLLCKDKPTICLLKKVSENLVTQLKLITEDKYVVSQNIREASIVIKNTKELPLTLTIHLTSPVVREEMERAAAGETLSVNDPPDVLDRQKCLTALASLRHAKWFQARANGLRSCVIVIRILRDLCVRVPTWAPLRGWPLELICEKAIGTGNRPMGAGEALRRVLECLASGILMADGAGISDPCEKEPTDAIGHLDFQQREDITQSAQHALRLSAFGQLHKVLGMDPLPSKMPKKPRSETPIDYTVQIPPSTAYAPPMKRPIEEEEGTDDKSPNKKKKKLQKKSPDEKAEPPQAMNALMRLNQLKPGLQYKLVSQTGPVHVPVFTMAVEVEGKSFEASGPSKRTAKLHVAVKVLQDMGLPTGVELKTAEPIKSEEAEVTVEDLKPTIAPTEAPTAVTGVVNADSADAAETARQQGPILTKHGKNPVMELNEKRRGLKYELISETGGSHDKRFVMEVEIDGQKFQGTGSNKKVAKAYAALAALERLFPEGSVAEAAKKKKGPPIHTPGFGMMGASGAGDGPTPRGRGRGGRGRGRGRGFNNGGGYGQGGGFGTYGYGNSATSGYNYYNNGGTNGGTGASSSPSGGPPASTVPSSAQGSYGSYYQNDGAYTATSATKTQKKKPPMHKGGGKAPFSGPLGASGGSAGVYQSSSPSGQGPYNQYGQGYGQGKKNFNQNQGGSGGYSYSTAYPSQVTGGSGGNQDYNYEGFNNQSNYNSQGGGGGGGNQGFGNNHSQYHNPAGYGRGDGSMNYQYR; encoded by the exons ATG CCTCCCCCAATGCGCCACCGCTCCATGCGTGTCTTCATGAATGATGACCGCCATGCCATGGCGAAACACTCTGCCATCTACCCTACACAGGAAGAACTGGAGAATGTTCAGAACATGATATCTCACACGGAGCGAGCCCTCAAAGCAGTCTCAGACTGGCTGGATAAGCAGGAGAAGGGGTCTTCAAAACTGGACTCAGACACAGATACTGATAAAGACAG CGACCATAAAGAACAGGTCACACGCTCCCTGCGGGGTGTAATGCGGGTGGGTCTGGTAGCTAAGGGCTTACTACTAAAGGGGGACCTAGATCTGGAGCTGGTGCTGCTCTGTAAGGACAAGCCTACCATCTGTCTGCTAAAGAAAGTGTCTGAAAACCTGGTTACACAACTGAAG CTCATCACAGAGGATAAGTACGTGGTGAGCCAGAACATCCGTGAGGCCAGTATAGTCATCAAGAACACCAAGGAGCTCCCTCTGACCCTCACCATTCACCTGACTTCCCCTGTGGTGCGTGAGGAGATGGAGAGGGCTGCAGCTGGAG AAACGCTTTCAGTCAACGATCCCCCGGATGTTCTGGACAGGCAGAAATGCCTAACTGCCTTGGCGTCTCTCCGCCACGCTAAGTGGTTCCAG GCCAGAGCCAATGGACTGCGTTCCTGTGTCATCGTCATCCGGATCCTAAGGGACCTGTGTGTCCGTGTCCCCACATGGGCCCCACTCCGTGGCTGG CCACTGGAGCTGATTTGTGAGAAAGCCATTGGCACAGGGAACCGGCCCATGGGGGCAGGAGAAGCTCTGCGGAGAGTTCTAGAGTGTCTCGCTTCAGGAATTCTCATGGCAG ATGGTGCCGGGATCTCTGATCCATGTGAGAAGGAGCCCACAGATGCTATCGGTCACTTGGACTTCCAGCAGAGAGAGGACATAACACAGAGTGCACAA CATGCCTTAAGGCTGTCGGCTTTCGGACAGCTTCACAAAGTGCTTGGAATGGATCCACTTCCTTCAAAGATGCCCAAGAAACCACGAAGTGAAACTCCAATAGATTACACAG TCCAAATCCCTCCCAGTACTGCATATGCCCCACCAATGAAACGGCCCattgaggaagaggagggaaCTGATGACAAAAGCCccaataagaagaagaaaaaactacAGAAGAAAT ctccagatgagaaagcTGAACCTCCTCAGGCTATGAATGCATTAATGAGGTTGAACCAGCTGAAGCCAGGTCTCCAGTATAAGCTGGTCTCACAGACCGGCCCAGTTCATGTCCCAGTCTTCACCATGGCTGTAGAAGTGGAGGGCAAGTCTTTTGAGGCCTCTGGTCCATCCAAACGCACTGCCAAACTGCATGTAGCTGTAAAG GTCCTCCAGGATATGGGTCTGCCCACAGGAGTGGAACTAAAAACTGCTGAGCCAATAAAGTCAGAGGAAGCAGAAGTAACTGTGGAAGACTTGAAACCAACAATAGCACCCACTGAAGCACCCACTGCTGTCACTGGAGTAGTCAATGCAGACTCCGCTGATGCTGCAGAG ACTGCTCGTCAACAGGGACCAATCTTGACTAAACATGGTAAGAACCCTGTGATGGAGCTGAATGAGAAGCGCCGTGGCCTCAAGTATGAGCTCATATCTGAGACCGGAGGCAGCCATGACAAACGCTTTGTCATGGAAGTGGAGATAGACGGTCAGAAGTTCCAGGGGACTGGATCAAATAAGAAGGTGGCCAAGGCTTACGCTGCGCTGGCTGCTTTGGAACGACTCTTCCCCGAAGGATCAGTGGCCGAGGCTGCCAAGAAGAAAAAGGGACCACCTATT CACACCCCGGGCTTTGGCATGATGGGAGCGTCTGGAGCTGGAGATGGGCCTACACCAAGGGGCAGAGGGAGAGGAGGACGAGGTCGAGGAAGGGGCCGGGGCTTTAATAATGGAGGAGGCTATGGCCAAGGAG GTGGATTTGGAACATATGGTTATGGGAACAGTGCTACCTCTGGATACA ATTACTACAACAATGGTGGTACAAACGGTGGAACCGGGGCTTCGAGCAGCCCGTCAGGTGGTCCTCCAGCCAGCACAGTGCCCAGCTCTGCTCAGGGGTCCTATGGTTCATACTACCAGAATGATGGAGCCTACACTGCCACGTCTGCTACTAAAACCCAAAAAAAGAAACCCCCCATGCACAAAGGTGGTGGTAAAGCGCCCTTTTCTGGTCCTCTTGGTGCAAGCGGGGGATCTGCAGGGGTCTACCAGTCCAGCAGTCCCTCAGGGCAGGGTCCGTATAACCAGTACGGCCAAGGCTATGGGCAGGGCAAGAAGAACTTCAACCAGAATCAGGGGGGGTCAGGAGGATATTCGTACAGCACCGCCTATCCAAGCCAGGTTACCGGGGGGTCAGGAGGTAACCAAGACTACAACTATGAAG GCTTCAACAACCAGTCCAACTACAACTcccagggaggaggaggtggaggtggtaaCCAGGGTTTTGGCAACAACCACTCTCAATATCACAACCCAGCGGGCTATGGCCGGGGGGACGGCAGCATGAATTACCAGTACAGATAG
- the ilf3b gene encoding interleukin enhancer-binding factor 3 homolog isoform X1, with translation MPPPMRHRSMRVFMNDDRHAMAKHSAIYPTQEELENVQNMISHTERALKAVSDWLDKQEKGSSKLDSDTDTDKDSDHKEQVTRSLRGVMRVGLVAKGLLLKGDLDLELVLLCKDKPTICLLKKVSENLVTQLKLITEDKYVVSQNIREASIVIKNTKELPLTLTIHLTSPVVREEMERAAAGETLSVNDPPDVLDRQKCLTALASLRHAKWFQARANGLRSCVIVIRILRDLCVRVPTWAPLRGWPLELICEKAIGTGNRPMGAGEALRRVLECLASGILMAGVSVADGAGISDPCEKEPTDAIGHLDFQQREDITQSAQHALRLSAFGQLHKVLGMDPLPSKMPKKPRSETPIDYTVQIPPSTAYAPPMKRPIEEEEGTDDKSPNKKKKKLQKKSPDEKAEPPQAMNALMRLNQLKPGLQYKLVSQTGPVHVPVFTMAVEVEGKSFEASGPSKRTAKLHVAVKVLQDMGLPTGVELKTAEPIKSEEAEVTVEDLKPTIAPTEAPTAVTGVVNADSADAAETARQQGPILTKHGKNPVMELNEKRRGLKYELISETGGSHDKRFVMEVEIDGQKFQGTGSNKKVAKAYAALAALERLFPEGSVAEAAKKKKGPPIHTPGFGMMGASGAGDGPTPRGRGRGGRGRGRGRGFNNGGGYGQGGGFGTYGYGNSATSGYNYYNNGGTNGGTGASSSPSGGPPASTVPSSAQGSYGSYYQNDGAYTATSATKTQKKKPPMHKGGGKAPFSGPLGASGGSAGVYQSSSPSGQGPYNQYGQGYGQGKKNFNQNQGGSGGYSYSTAYPSQVTGGSGGNQDYNYEGFNNQSNYNSQGGGGGGGNQGFGNNHSQYHNPAGYGRGDGSMNYQYR, from the exons ATG CCTCCCCCAATGCGCCACCGCTCCATGCGTGTCTTCATGAATGATGACCGCCATGCCATGGCGAAACACTCTGCCATCTACCCTACACAGGAAGAACTGGAGAATGTTCAGAACATGATATCTCACACGGAGCGAGCCCTCAAAGCAGTCTCAGACTGGCTGGATAAGCAGGAGAAGGGGTCTTCAAAACTGGACTCAGACACAGATACTGATAAAGACAG CGACCATAAAGAACAGGTCACACGCTCCCTGCGGGGTGTAATGCGGGTGGGTCTGGTAGCTAAGGGCTTACTACTAAAGGGGGACCTAGATCTGGAGCTGGTGCTGCTCTGTAAGGACAAGCCTACCATCTGTCTGCTAAAGAAAGTGTCTGAAAACCTGGTTACACAACTGAAG CTCATCACAGAGGATAAGTACGTGGTGAGCCAGAACATCCGTGAGGCCAGTATAGTCATCAAGAACACCAAGGAGCTCCCTCTGACCCTCACCATTCACCTGACTTCCCCTGTGGTGCGTGAGGAGATGGAGAGGGCTGCAGCTGGAG AAACGCTTTCAGTCAACGATCCCCCGGATGTTCTGGACAGGCAGAAATGCCTAACTGCCTTGGCGTCTCTCCGCCACGCTAAGTGGTTCCAG GCCAGAGCCAATGGACTGCGTTCCTGTGTCATCGTCATCCGGATCCTAAGGGACCTGTGTGTCCGTGTCCCCACATGGGCCCCACTCCGTGGCTGG CCACTGGAGCTGATTTGTGAGAAAGCCATTGGCACAGGGAACCGGCCCATGGGGGCAGGAGAAGCTCTGCGGAGAGTTCTAGAGTGTCTCGCTTCAGGAATTCTCATGGCAG GTGTTTCTGTGGCAGATGGTGCCGGGATCTCTGATCCATGTGAGAAGGAGCCCACAGATGCTATCGGTCACTTGGACTTCCAGCAGAGAGAGGACATAACACAGAGTGCACAA CATGCCTTAAGGCTGTCGGCTTTCGGACAGCTTCACAAAGTGCTTGGAATGGATCCACTTCCTTCAAAGATGCCCAAGAAACCACGAAGTGAAACTCCAATAGATTACACAG TCCAAATCCCTCCCAGTACTGCATATGCCCCACCAATGAAACGGCCCattgaggaagaggagggaaCTGATGACAAAAGCCccaataagaagaagaaaaaactacAGAAGAAAT ctccagatgagaaagcTGAACCTCCTCAGGCTATGAATGCATTAATGAGGTTGAACCAGCTGAAGCCAGGTCTCCAGTATAAGCTGGTCTCACAGACCGGCCCAGTTCATGTCCCAGTCTTCACCATGGCTGTAGAAGTGGAGGGCAAGTCTTTTGAGGCCTCTGGTCCATCCAAACGCACTGCCAAACTGCATGTAGCTGTAAAG GTCCTCCAGGATATGGGTCTGCCCACAGGAGTGGAACTAAAAACTGCTGAGCCAATAAAGTCAGAGGAAGCAGAAGTAACTGTGGAAGACTTGAAACCAACAATAGCACCCACTGAAGCACCCACTGCTGTCACTGGAGTAGTCAATGCAGACTCCGCTGATGCTGCAGAG ACTGCTCGTCAACAGGGACCAATCTTGACTAAACATGGTAAGAACCCTGTGATGGAGCTGAATGAGAAGCGCCGTGGCCTCAAGTATGAGCTCATATCTGAGACCGGAGGCAGCCATGACAAACGCTTTGTCATGGAAGTGGAGATAGACGGTCAGAAGTTCCAGGGGACTGGATCAAATAAGAAGGTGGCCAAGGCTTACGCTGCGCTGGCTGCTTTGGAACGACTCTTCCCCGAAGGATCAGTGGCCGAGGCTGCCAAGAAGAAAAAGGGACCACCTATT CACACCCCGGGCTTTGGCATGATGGGAGCGTCTGGAGCTGGAGATGGGCCTACACCAAGGGGCAGAGGGAGAGGAGGACGAGGTCGAGGAAGGGGCCGGGGCTTTAATAATGGAGGAGGCTATGGCCAAGGAG GTGGATTTGGAACATATGGTTATGGGAACAGTGCTACCTCTGGATACA ATTACTACAACAATGGTGGTACAAACGGTGGAACCGGGGCTTCGAGCAGCCCGTCAGGTGGTCCTCCAGCCAGCACAGTGCCCAGCTCTGCTCAGGGGTCCTATGGTTCATACTACCAGAATGATGGAGCCTACACTGCCACGTCTGCTACTAAAACCCAAAAAAAGAAACCCCCCATGCACAAAGGTGGTGGTAAAGCGCCCTTTTCTGGTCCTCTTGGTGCAAGCGGGGGATCTGCAGGGGTCTACCAGTCCAGCAGTCCCTCAGGGCAGGGTCCGTATAACCAGTACGGCCAAGGCTATGGGCAGGGCAAGAAGAACTTCAACCAGAATCAGGGGGGGTCAGGAGGATATTCGTACAGCACCGCCTATCCAAGCCAGGTTACCGGGGGGTCAGGAGGTAACCAAGACTACAACTATGAAG GCTTCAACAACCAGTCCAACTACAACTcccagggaggaggaggtggaggtggtaaCCAGGGTTTTGGCAACAACCACTCTCAATATCACAACCCAGCGGGCTATGGCCGGGGGGACGGCAGCATGAATTACCAGTACAGATAG
- the ilf3b gene encoding interleukin enhancer-binding factor 3 homolog isoform X4 — translation MPPPMRHRSMRVFMNDDRHAMAKHSAIYPTQEELENVQNMISHTERALKAVSDWLDKQEKGSSKLDSDTDTDKDSDHKEQVTRSLRGVMRVGLVAKGLLLKGDLDLELVLLCKDKPTICLLKKVSENLVTQLKLITEDKYVVSQNIREASIVIKNTKELPLTLTIHLTSPVVREEMERAAAGETLSVNDPPDVLDRQKCLTALASLRHAKWFQARANGLRSCVIVIRILRDLCVRVPTWAPLRGWPLELICEKAIGTGNRPMGAGEALRRVLECLASGILMADGAGISDPCEKEPTDAIGHLDFQQREDITQSAQHALRLSAFGQLHKVLGMDPLPSKMPKKPRSETPIDYTVQIPPSTAYAPPMKRPIEEEEGTDDKSPNKKKKKLQKKSPDEKAEPPQAMNALMRLNQLKPGLQYKLVSQTGPVHVPVFTMAVEVEGKSFEASGPSKRTAKLHVAVKVLQDMGLPTGVELKTAEPIKSEEAEVTVEDLKPTIAPTEAPTAVTGVVNADSADAAETARQQGPILTKHGKNPVMELNEKRRGLKYELISETGGSHDKRFVMEVEIDGQKFQGTGSNKKVAKAYAALAALERLFPEGSVAEAAKKKKGPPIHTPGFGMMGASGAGDGPTPRGRGRGGRGRGRGRGFNNGGGYGQGGGFGTYGYGNSATSGYSDFVSDCYGYHEFAT, via the exons ATG CCTCCCCCAATGCGCCACCGCTCCATGCGTGTCTTCATGAATGATGACCGCCATGCCATGGCGAAACACTCTGCCATCTACCCTACACAGGAAGAACTGGAGAATGTTCAGAACATGATATCTCACACGGAGCGAGCCCTCAAAGCAGTCTCAGACTGGCTGGATAAGCAGGAGAAGGGGTCTTCAAAACTGGACTCAGACACAGATACTGATAAAGACAG CGACCATAAAGAACAGGTCACACGCTCCCTGCGGGGTGTAATGCGGGTGGGTCTGGTAGCTAAGGGCTTACTACTAAAGGGGGACCTAGATCTGGAGCTGGTGCTGCTCTGTAAGGACAAGCCTACCATCTGTCTGCTAAAGAAAGTGTCTGAAAACCTGGTTACACAACTGAAG CTCATCACAGAGGATAAGTACGTGGTGAGCCAGAACATCCGTGAGGCCAGTATAGTCATCAAGAACACCAAGGAGCTCCCTCTGACCCTCACCATTCACCTGACTTCCCCTGTGGTGCGTGAGGAGATGGAGAGGGCTGCAGCTGGAG AAACGCTTTCAGTCAACGATCCCCCGGATGTTCTGGACAGGCAGAAATGCCTAACTGCCTTGGCGTCTCTCCGCCACGCTAAGTGGTTCCAG GCCAGAGCCAATGGACTGCGTTCCTGTGTCATCGTCATCCGGATCCTAAGGGACCTGTGTGTCCGTGTCCCCACATGGGCCCCACTCCGTGGCTGG CCACTGGAGCTGATTTGTGAGAAAGCCATTGGCACAGGGAACCGGCCCATGGGGGCAGGAGAAGCTCTGCGGAGAGTTCTAGAGTGTCTCGCTTCAGGAATTCTCATGGCAG ATGGTGCCGGGATCTCTGATCCATGTGAGAAGGAGCCCACAGATGCTATCGGTCACTTGGACTTCCAGCAGAGAGAGGACATAACACAGAGTGCACAA CATGCCTTAAGGCTGTCGGCTTTCGGACAGCTTCACAAAGTGCTTGGAATGGATCCACTTCCTTCAAAGATGCCCAAGAAACCACGAAGTGAAACTCCAATAGATTACACAG TCCAAATCCCTCCCAGTACTGCATATGCCCCACCAATGAAACGGCCCattgaggaagaggagggaaCTGATGACAAAAGCCccaataagaagaagaaaaaactacAGAAGAAAT ctccagatgagaaagcTGAACCTCCTCAGGCTATGAATGCATTAATGAGGTTGAACCAGCTGAAGCCAGGTCTCCAGTATAAGCTGGTCTCACAGACCGGCCCAGTTCATGTCCCAGTCTTCACCATGGCTGTAGAAGTGGAGGGCAAGTCTTTTGAGGCCTCTGGTCCATCCAAACGCACTGCCAAACTGCATGTAGCTGTAAAG GTCCTCCAGGATATGGGTCTGCCCACAGGAGTGGAACTAAAAACTGCTGAGCCAATAAAGTCAGAGGAAGCAGAAGTAACTGTGGAAGACTTGAAACCAACAATAGCACCCACTGAAGCACCCACTGCTGTCACTGGAGTAGTCAATGCAGACTCCGCTGATGCTGCAGAG ACTGCTCGTCAACAGGGACCAATCTTGACTAAACATGGTAAGAACCCTGTGATGGAGCTGAATGAGAAGCGCCGTGGCCTCAAGTATGAGCTCATATCTGAGACCGGAGGCAGCCATGACAAACGCTTTGTCATGGAAGTGGAGATAGACGGTCAGAAGTTCCAGGGGACTGGATCAAATAAGAAGGTGGCCAAGGCTTACGCTGCGCTGGCTGCTTTGGAACGACTCTTCCCCGAAGGATCAGTGGCCGAGGCTGCCAAGAAGAAAAAGGGACCACCTATT CACACCCCGGGCTTTGGCATGATGGGAGCGTCTGGAGCTGGAGATGGGCCTACACCAAGGGGCAGAGGGAGAGGAGGACGAGGTCGAGGAAGGGGCCGGGGCTTTAATAATGGAGGAGGCTATGGCCAAGGAG GTGGATTTGGAACATATGGTTATGGGAACAGTGCTACCTCTGGATACA GTGACTTTGTCTCAGACTGCTATGGCTACCACGAGTTTGCGACTTAG